A genome region from Deinococcus seoulensis includes the following:
- a CDS encoding response regulator — MPIAHSPHLLPPTPIEILLVEDSEPDIVLTREAFAEAGVLNNLHVARDGVEGLELLRGTLPADGLPAPQRIPRPDVILLDINMPRMNGLEFLQELKRDPDLMTIPVIMLTTSQAEEDILRSYQAFAASYVVKPVEFGRFYEAIQALGQYMLTIVRMPPRLG, encoded by the coding sequence ATGCCCATAGCCCACAGCCCACACCTCCTCCCGCCGACCCCCATCGAGATCCTGCTGGTCGAGGACAGCGAACCCGACATCGTCCTGACCCGCGAAGCGTTCGCGGAAGCCGGCGTGCTGAACAACCTGCACGTCGCCCGTGACGGCGTGGAAGGCCTGGAACTGCTGCGCGGCACCCTCCCGGCAGACGGCCTGCCCGCCCCCCAGCGCATTCCGCGCCCGGACGTGATCCTGCTGGACATCAACATGCCCCGCATGAACGGCCTGGAATTCCTGCAGGAACTCAAACGCGACCCCGACCTCATGACCATCCCCGTGATCATGCTGACCACCAGTCAGGCCGAGGAGGACATCCTGCGCTCGTACCAGGCGTTCGCGGCCAGCTACGTGGTGAAACCCGTCGAGTTCGGCCGCTTCTACGAGGCGATCCAGGCACTCGGGCAGTACATGCTGACCATCGTGCGCATGCCGCCCCGCCTGGGCTGA
- a CDS encoding RNHCP domain-containing protein: MSGRRFTVVGTNNSFTCGHCGAQVEPLRNGSVRNHCPECLHSRHVDVLPGDRACTCHGIMEPVAVDQSGKKGWMITHRCQKCGFEGRNRAATDDPAQPDSWDALIAVSARRRD; encoded by the coding sequence GTGAGCGGGCGGCGGTTCACGGTCGTCGGCACGAACAACTCGTTCACCTGCGGGCACTGCGGCGCACAGGTCGAGCCGCTCCGGAACGGCAGCGTACGCAACCACTGCCCCGAGTGCCTGCACAGCCGTCACGTGGACGTGCTGCCCGGCGACCGCGCCTGCACCTGCCACGGCATCATGGAACCCGTCGCGGTCGATCAGAGCGGCAAGAAAGGCTGGATGATCACGCACCGCTGCCAGAAGTGCGGCTTCGAGGGCCGCAACCGCGCCGCGACCGACGATCCCGCGCAACCCGACAGCTGGGACGCCCTGATCGCCGTCAGCGCCCGCAGGCGCGACTGA